The following are from one region of the Oncorhynchus masou masou isolate Uvic2021 chromosome 24, UVic_Omas_1.1, whole genome shotgun sequence genome:
- the glrx2 gene encoding glutaredoxin 2 isoform X1: MFYLGQPFDSMLFAVSLLMMLARGGLLSRFVWNGCRRMGNFTSFSSSGLSSTTACGQFLQEVVSHNCIVIFSKTTCPYCKMAKNVFNEIGATYKVIELDEHNDGRRLQEALAQLTGARTVPRVFINGNCIGGGSDTKELHQKGKLLPLIEQCAPCCVKINTEGSGSGQFESTK; encoded by the exons ATGTTCTACCTCGGCCAACCGTTCGATTCTATGTTATTTGCGGTTTCTTTGCTAATGATGTTAGCGCGAGGAGGACTCCTGTCCAGATTCGTATGGAACGGTTGCCGAAG GATGGGAAACTTCACATCCTTCAGCTCAAGTGGTCTGTCAAGCACAACAGCATGTGGTCAGTTTCTACAG GAGGTGGTGTCTCATAACTGCATTGTCATATTTTCCAAGACCACTTGTCCATATTGCAAAATGGCCAAAAATGTATTCAATGAAATTGGTGCTACATACAAGGTGATAGAGCTGGATGAACACAATGATGGAAGACGACTACAAGAGGCCTTGGCGCAGTTGACCGGTGCCAGAACA GTTCCGAGGGTCTTCATCAATGGAAACTGCATTGGAGGAGGCTCTGACACAAAGGAACTACACCAGAAGGGAAAACTGCTGCCTCTGATAGAACAATGTGCCCCGTGCTGCGTGAAAATTAACACTGAAGGCTCGGGCAGCGGACAGTTCGAGTCCACCAAATGA
- the glrx2 gene encoding glutaredoxin 2 isoform X2 yields the protein MGNFTSFSSSGLSSTTACGQFLQEVVSHNCIVIFSKTTCPYCKMAKNVFNEIGATYKVIELDEHNDGRRLQEALAQLTGARTVPRVFINGNCIGGGSDTKELHQKGKLLPLIEQCAPCCVKINTEGSGSGQFESTK from the exons ATGGGAAACTTCACATCCTTCAGCTCAAGTGGTCTGTCAAGCACAACAGCATGTGGTCAGTTTCTACAG GAGGTGGTGTCTCATAACTGCATTGTCATATTTTCCAAGACCACTTGTCCATATTGCAAAATGGCCAAAAATGTATTCAATGAAATTGGTGCTACATACAAGGTGATAGAGCTGGATGAACACAATGATGGAAGACGACTACAAGAGGCCTTGGCGCAGTTGACCGGTGCCAGAACA GTTCCGAGGGTCTTCATCAATGGAAACTGCATTGGAGGAGGCTCTGACACAAAGGAACTACACCAGAAGGGAAAACTGCTGCCTCTGATAGAACAATGTGCCCCGTGCTGCGTGAAAATTAACACTGAAGGCTCGGGCAGCGGACAGTTCGAGTCCACCAAATGA
- the LOC135513048 gene encoding ubiquitin carboxyl-terminal hydrolase isozyme L5 isoform X2 → MLLGETLTEFREFSLSFDAAMKGLALSNSEVIRQVHNGFARQQMFEFDAKSSAKDEEAFHFVSYVPVNGRLYELDGLREGPIDLGVCNQDDWINAVRPVIEKRIQKYSEGEIRFNLMAIVSDRKMIYERKIAELQIQLAEEEPMDTDQSSTLLSSIQSEIAKYQLLIDEENQKLKRYKIENIRRKHNYLPFIMELLKTLAEYQQLIPLVEKAKEKQSAKKVQEAK, encoded by the exons ATGCTGCTGGGAGAGACACTCACAGAGTTCAGAGAATTCTCACTCAGCTTCGATGCTGCT ATGAAAGGTCTGGCTCTCAGCAACTCTGAAGTTATTCGACAAGTTCACAACGGCTTTGCCAG ACAGCAGATGTTTGAGTTTGACGCAAAGTCTTCAGCGAAGGATGAGGAAGCATTCCACTTTGTGAGTTATGTCCCTGTCAACGGCAGGCTCTATGAGCTGGATGGACTACGTGAAGGGCCCATCGACCTCG GTGTATGCAACCAGGACGATTGGATCAACGCAGTTCGGCCAGTGATTGAGAAAAGAATACAGAA GTACAGTGAGGGAGAGATCCGCTTCAACCTGATGGCCATCGTGTCAGACAGGAAGATGATTTATGAGAGGAAGATAGCGGAGCTGCAGATCCAGCTTGCAGAG GAAGAGCCAATGGACACAGACCAGAGCAGCACCCTCCTCAGCTCGATCCAATCAGAAATTGCCAAGTATCAGCTGCTGATTGACGAGGAGAATCAGAAACTCAAACGATACAAG ATCGAAAACATCCGACGAAAGCATAACTACCTACCCTTCATCATGGAACTACTGAAGACACTGGCAGAATACCAGCAGTTGATACCTTTGGTGGAAAAG GCAAAGGAGAAGCAGAGTGCCAAAAAAGTCCAGGAAGCCAAGTGA
- the LOC135513049 gene encoding regulator of G-protein signaling 2-like yields MRECVVSERDMACTDCMKVSDFSTDTKGIKKRNWRTRIRYLLKITSSFSSSKCMAGRSYRPTVEDVNQWAQSLDKLLSHKYGKAAFQIFLKSEFCDENIEFWTACEEFRTMTSLGKLSSRARTIYEEFIQCDAPKEINLDYQTKDAITQSLRLPSLTCFLSAQKKVFNLMENNSYPRFIHSELYKELCAVARGEGKYLRF; encoded by the exons ATGAGAGAGTGTGTTGTATCAGAAAGGGACATGGCGTGTACAGACTGTATGAAGGTATCGGATTTCTCTACTGATACAAAAGGAATCAA GAAAAGAAACTGGAGGACAAGGATACGCTATCTTTTGAAGATCacctcttctttttcttcttcaaaATGCATGGCAGGAAGATCTTACAG GCCAACAGTGGAGGATGTCAACCAATGGGCACAGTCACTTGACAAACTCCTGAGTCACAAAT ATGGAAAGGCAGCGTTTCAGATATTCCTGAAGTCAGAGTTCTGTGATGAGAACATAGAGTTCTGGACGGCATGTGAGGAGTTCAGGACCATGACGTCTCTAGGGAAACTGTCGTCGAGGGCCAGAACCATCTATGAAGAGTTCATCCAGTGTGATGCTCCTAAAGAG ATCAACCTGGACTACCAGACGAAGGATGCTATCACCCAGAGCCTGCGTCTGCCCAGCCTGACGTGTTTCCTGTCGGCCCAGAAGAAGGTGTTTAACCTGATGGAGAACAACTCGTACCCTCGCTTCATCCACTCTGAGCTGTACAAGGAACTGTGTGCCGTCGCCAGGGGAGAGGGGAAATATCTCAGGTTTTAA
- the LOC135513048 gene encoding ubiquitin carboxyl-terminal hydrolase isozyme L5 isoform X1, with protein sequence MTGSAGEWCLMESDPGVFTELIKGFGCKGAQVEEIWSMEPENFENLKPVHGLIFLFKWQPGEAPAGSIVQDSRLDNIFFAKQVINNACATQAIVSVLLNCTHSDMLLGETLTEFREFSLSFDAAMKGLALSNSEVIRQVHNGFARQQMFEFDAKSSAKDEEAFHFVSYVPVNGRLYELDGLREGPIDLGVCNQDDWINAVRPVIEKRIQKYSEGEIRFNLMAIVSDRKMIYERKIAELQIQLAEEEPMDTDQSSTLLSSIQSEIAKYQLLIDEENQKLKRYKIENIRRKHNYLPFIMELLKTLAEYQQLIPLVEKAKEKQSAKKVQEAK encoded by the exons atgactgGAAGCGCAGGAGAATGGTGTCTTATGGAAAGTGATCCTGGGGTTTTCACAGAATTGATCAAAGGCTTTG GTTGTAAAGGAGCTCAGGTTGAAGAAATATGGAGTATGGAACCAGAGAACTTTGAAAACCTGAA aCCAGTTCATGGGTTGATCTTCCTGTTCAAGTGGCAGCCAGGTGAGGCACCAGCAGGCTCTATCGTTCAGGATTCAAGACTTGACAACATCTTCTTTGCCAAGCAG GTGATAAATAACGCATGTGCTACCCAGGCCATTGTGAGTGTGCTGCTAAACTGCACTCACTCTGACATGCTGCTGGGAGAGACACTCACAGAGTTCAGAGAATTCTCACTCAGCTTCGATGCTGCT ATGAAAGGTCTGGCTCTCAGCAACTCTGAAGTTATTCGACAAGTTCACAACGGCTTTGCCAG ACAGCAGATGTTTGAGTTTGACGCAAAGTCTTCAGCGAAGGATGAGGAAGCATTCCACTTTGTGAGTTATGTCCCTGTCAACGGCAGGCTCTATGAGCTGGATGGACTACGTGAAGGGCCCATCGACCTCG GTGTATGCAACCAGGACGATTGGATCAACGCAGTTCGGCCAGTGATTGAGAAAAGAATACAGAA GTACAGTGAGGGAGAGATCCGCTTCAACCTGATGGCCATCGTGTCAGACAGGAAGATGATTTATGAGAGGAAGATAGCGGAGCTGCAGATCCAGCTTGCAGAG GAAGAGCCAATGGACACAGACCAGAGCAGCACCCTCCTCAGCTCGATCCAATCAGAAATTGCCAAGTATCAGCTGCTGATTGACGAGGAGAATCAGAAACTCAAACGATACAAG ATCGAAAACATCCGACGAAAGCATAACTACCTACCCTTCATCATGGAACTACTGAAGACACTGGCAGAATACCAGCAGTTGATACCTTTGGTGGAAAAG GCAAAGGAGAAGCAGAGTGCCAAAAAAGTCCAGGAAGCCAAGTGA